In Sulfitobacter sp. W027, a single window of DNA contains:
- a CDS encoding pyruvate carboxylase, giving the protein MTDFKKILIANRGEIAIRIMRAANEMGKKTVAVYAEEDKLGLHRFKADEAYRIGEGLGPVAAYLSIDEMIRVAKASGADAIHPGYGLLSENPEFVDACEKNGITFIGPRAETMRALGDKASARRVAMEAGVPVIPATEVLGEDMDAIRAEAAEVGYPLMLKASWGGGGRGMRPIMSEKELEEKVREGRREAEAAFGNGEGYLEKMILRARHVEVQILGDKQGDIYHLFERDCSVQRRNQKVVERAPAPYLTEDQRAEICELGRKICAHVNYECAGTVEFLMDMDDGKFYFIEVNPRVQVEHTVTEEVTGIDIVRAQILIAEGKPLAEATGKARQEDITLTGHALQTRVTTEDPQNNFIPDYGRITAYRSATGMGIRLDGGTAYAGGVITRYYDSLLTKVTAKAPTPEMAIARMDRALREFRVRGVSTNIAFVENLLKHPTFLNNEYTTKFIDETPELFNFKQRRDRATKVLTYIADITVNGHPETKGHALPAAHVRDPKPPVLRGEPQMGTRNLLEQKGPQAVADWMGQQRQLLITDTTMRDAHQSLLATRMRSLDMIKVAPAYAANLPQLFSVECWGGATFDVAYRFLQECPWQRLRDLRAALPNVMTQMLLRASNGVGYTNYPDNVVQKFVATAANTGVDVFRVFDSLNWVENMRVAMDAVVSSGKVCEGTICYTGDIFDPDRAKYDLQYYVTMGKDLKAAGAHVLGLKDMAGLLKPAQARVLVKALKSEVGLPIHFHTHDTAGSATATILAASEAGVDAVDCAMDALSGNTSQATLGTVVSALQHTDRDTGIDMKAVREISDYWEEVRGHYAAFETGMQAPSSEVYLHEMPGGQFTNLKAQAASMGLDDRWPEVARTYADVNQMFGDIVKVTPSSKVVGDMALMMVSQGLTRAQVEDPEVDVSFPDSVIDMMRGNLGQPPNGFPAGIVKKVLKGETPNTERPGKHLEPVDIEAVRKELSEQLDGMQIDDEDLCGYLMYPKVFLDYMGRHRVYGPVRTLPTHTFFYGMEPGAEISAEIDPGKTLEIRLQAESEAGEDGEVKVFFELNGQPRVIRVANRLVKDATVQRPKAEVGNANHIGAPMPGVVASVGVKEGQKIKAGDLLLTIEAMKMETGLHAERDAVVKAVHVQAGGQIDAKDLLVELE; this is encoded by the coding sequence GTGACCGATTTCAAAAAAATCCTGATCGCCAACCGCGGTGAGATTGCAATCCGCATCATGCGCGCTGCCAATGAGATGGGCAAGAAAACGGTCGCTGTTTATGCCGAAGAGGACAAACTCGGCCTGCACCGGTTCAAAGCCGACGAAGCCTACCGCATCGGCGAGGGCCTTGGCCCTGTCGCCGCTTACCTCAGCATCGACGAGATGATCCGCGTCGCCAAAGCCTCCGGGGCCGATGCGATCCACCCCGGCTACGGCCTGCTGTCGGAAAACCCCGAGTTTGTCGACGCTTGCGAGAAAAACGGCATCACCTTCATCGGCCCCCGCGCCGAAACCATGCGCGCTTTGGGCGACAAGGCCTCCGCCCGACGCGTCGCGATGGAAGCCGGCGTGCCGGTCATCCCCGCCACCGAAGTGCTCGGCGAAGACATGGACGCGATCCGCGCTGAGGCGGCCGAGGTCGGCTATCCCCTGATGCTCAAAGCCTCATGGGGCGGGGGCGGTCGTGGCATGCGCCCGATCATGTCCGAAAAAGAACTCGAAGAGAAAGTCCGCGAAGGCCGCCGCGAGGCCGAAGCCGCCTTTGGCAATGGCGAAGGCTATCTCGAGAAAATGATCCTCCGCGCGCGCCATGTCGAAGTGCAAATCCTGGGCGACAAACAGGGCGACATCTATCACCTGTTCGAGCGCGACTGCTCTGTCCAGCGCCGCAACCAAAAGGTCGTCGAGCGCGCCCCCGCCCCCTATCTCACCGAAGACCAACGCGCCGAGATCTGCGAATTGGGCCGCAAGATCTGCGCCCATGTGAACTACGAATGCGCTGGCACCGTCGAATTCCTGATGGATATGGACGACGGCAAATTCTACTTCATCGAAGTGAACCCCCGCGTGCAGGTCGAACATACGGTCACCGAAGAGGTCACCGGCATCGACATCGTCCGCGCCCAAATCCTCATCGCCGAGGGCAAACCGCTGGCCGAAGCCACAGGCAAGGCGCGCCAAGAGGACATCACCCTCACCGGCCACGCGCTGCAAACCCGCGTCACCACCGAAGACCCGCAGAACAATTTCATCCCCGACTATGGCCGCATCACCGCCTACCGCTCGGCCACCGGCATGGGCATTCGCCTCGATGGCGGCACCGCTTATGCAGGCGGGGTCATCACGCGCTACTACGACAGCCTGCTGACCAAGGTCACCGCCAAAGCCCCGACGCCCGAAATGGCCATCGCCCGGATGGACCGCGCCTTGCGCGAATTCCGCGTGCGCGGCGTGTCGACCAACATCGCCTTTGTCGAAAACTTGCTGAAGCACCCGACGTTTTTGAACAATGAATACACCACCAAGTTCATCGACGAGACGCCGGAGCTTTTCAACTTCAAGCAGCGCCGCGACCGCGCCACCAAGGTGCTGACCTATATCGCCGACATCACCGTCAACGGTCATCCCGAGACCAAAGGCCACGCCCTGCCTGCCGCCCATGTTCGCGATCCCAAACCGCCCGTTCTGCGTGGCGAGCCGCAGATGGGCACACGCAACCTGTTGGAGCAAAAAGGCCCGCAGGCCGTGGCCGATTGGATGGGGCAACAACGTCAGTTGCTGATCACCGACACCACCATGCGCGACGCGCATCAGTCGCTTCTGGCGACCCGGATGCGTAGCTTGGATATGATCAAGGTGGCCCCCGCCTATGCCGCCAATCTGCCGCAACTTTTCTCTGTCGAATGCTGGGGCGGCGCGACCTTTGATGTGGCCTACCGCTTTTTGCAGGAATGCCCGTGGCAACGCCTGCGCGATCTGCGCGCGGCCCTGCCCAATGTGATGACCCAGATGCTGCTGCGCGCCTCCAACGGCGTGGGCTATACCAACTATCCCGACAACGTTGTGCAGAAATTCGTGGCCACGGCGGCGAATACCGGCGTCGATGTCTTCCGCGTTTTCGACAGCCTGAACTGGGTTGAGAACATGCGCGTGGCGATGGATGCGGTGGTCTCCTCCGGCAAGGTCTGCGAAGGCACGATCTGCTACACGGGCGACATCTTTGACCCGGATCGTGCGAAATACGACCTTCAGTATTACGTCACGATGGGCAAGGATTTGAAAGCCGCTGGCGCTCATGTGCTGGGCCTGAAAGACATGGCCGGATTGCTCAAACCCGCCCAGGCCCGCGTGCTGGTCAAGGCGCTGAAATCCGAAGTCGGCCTGCCGATCCACTTCCACACCCATGACACCGCAGGCAGTGCCACCGCCACCATCCTCGCCGCCTCCGAAGCGGGCGTCGATGCCGTCGACTGCGCCATGGACGCGCTGTCGGGCAACACCTCGCAGGCGACGCTGGGCACCGTGGTTTCGGCCCTGCAGCACACCGACCGCGACACCGGGATCGACATGAAAGCCGTGCGCGAAATCTCAGATTATTGGGAAGAAGTTCGCGGTCACTATGCCGCCTTCGAGACCGGGATGCAGGCCCCATCCTCCGAAGTTTACCTGCACGAAATGCCCGGCGGACAATTCACCAACCTCAAGGCGCAGGCCGCCTCCATGGGGCTCGACGACCGTTGGCCCGAAGTGGCGCGCACCTATGCGGATGTGAACCAGATGTTCGGCGATATCGTCAAAGTCACGCCCTCCTCCAAGGTCGTCGGCGATATGGCCCTGATGATGGTCTCCCAAGGTCTCACCCGCGCGCAGGTCGAAGACCCCGAGGTCGATGTCTCCTTCCCCGACAGTGTCATCGACATGATGCGCGGGAACCTTGGCCAGCCGCCGAATGGCTTTCCGGCGGGCATCGTCAAAAAGGTGCTGAAAGGCGAGACGCCGAACACCGAACGCCCCGGCAAACATCTGGAGCCTGTCGACATTGAGGCGGTACGCAAGGAACTGTCAGAGCAGCTCGACGGCATGCAAATCGACGACGAAGACCTCTGCGGCTACCTTATGTATCCCAAGGTCTTCCTCGACTACATGGGCCGCCACCGCGTCTATGGCCCGGTGCGCACCCTGCCCACGCATACGTTCTTCTATGGCATGGAGCCGGGGGCGGAGATTTCGGCCGAGATCGACCCCGGCAAGACCTTGGAGATCCGCCTGCAGGCCGAATCCGAGGCCGGTGAGGATGGCGAGGTGAAGGTCTTCTTCGAACTGAACGGCCAGCCGCGGGTGATCCGTGTGGCGAACCGTTTGGTCAAAGACGCCACGGTGCAGCGCCCTAAGGCAGAGGTCGGGAACGCCAACCACATCGGCGCGCCGATGCCGGGGGTTGTGGCCTCTGTCGGGGTTAAGGAAGGGCAGAAGATCAAGGCGGGCGACCTGCTTTTGACCATCGAAGCGATGAAGATGGAAACCGGTCTGCATGCGGAGCGTGATGCGGTCGTAAAGGCCGTGCACGTGCAGGCAGGCGGGCAGATCGACGCTAAGGACCTGTTGGTTGAATTAGAGTAA
- a CDS encoding DUF2244 domain-containing protein, with amino-acid sequence MPYEWTTPPRANPQQMRLWPHQSLPARGFAAFMLATFTLAMIPIFAMLGTALLWGLLPFVLLALGAVYWALQHNHRARQIEEVLTLDDTTARLVHTTAKGEVKNWDCNRYWTQVKKYDDDGPVPHYVTLRGEGREVEIGAFLSEEERIALYDDLSRHLQS; translated from the coding sequence ATGCCTTACGAATGGACAACCCCGCCCCGCGCCAATCCGCAACAGATGCGCCTTTGGCCCCATCAATCCCTGCCCGCGCGCGGCTTTGCGGCCTTTATGTTGGCGACTTTTACACTGGCCATGATCCCAATTTTCGCCATGCTCGGCACGGCCCTCCTCTGGGGTCTGTTGCCTTTTGTGCTATTGGCCTTGGGTGCTGTGTACTGGGCCTTGCAGCACAACCACCGCGCCCGGCAAATCGAAGAGGTGCTCACCCTCGACGACACCACGGCGCGGCTGGTTCATACCACCGCCAAGGGCGAGGTGAAGAATTGGGACTGCAACCGCTATTGGACCCAAGTGAAGAAATACGACGATGACGGCCCGGTGCCGCATTACGTCACCCTGCGCGGCGAGGGCCGTGAGGTCGAGATCGGCGCCTTCCTGAGCGAAGAGGAACGCATCGCACTTTACGACGATCTGTCACGTCATCTGCAGAGTTGA
- a CDS encoding VOC family protein codes for MHLSAITLLIPEYDPAIAFYCGVMGFDLIEDVDQGRKRWVRVAPPGAQTGFILARADDDQQRAAIGNQGAGRVWLFLRADDFGAEFDRLTAAGVTFEEEPRHEPYGKVAVFRDPFGNRWDLLGD; via the coding sequence ATGCATCTTTCTGCGATCACCCTCCTCATCCCTGAGTATGACCCAGCAATCGCCTTTTACTGCGGCGTGATGGGGTTTGATCTGATCGAAGACGTCGATCAGGGCCGCAAGCGATGGGTCCGCGTCGCCCCGCCCGGCGCGCAGACGGGGTTCATCCTCGCCCGTGCCGATGACGACCAGCAAAGGGCCGCGATTGGCAATCAGGGCGCGGGGCGGGTCTGGCTGTTTTTAAGAGCCGATGATTTCGGTGCAGAGTTTGACCGTCTGACAGCTGCAGGTGTCACCTTTGAGGAAGAACCGCGGCATGAGCCCTATGGCAAAGTGGCCGTGTTCCGCGACCCCTTTGGCAACCGTTGGGATCTGCTGGGCGACTAG